The following DNA comes from Triticum aestivum cultivar Chinese Spring chromosome 3D, IWGSC CS RefSeq v2.1, whole genome shotgun sequence.
TGTGTTTTTTTCTTCGGCACAAGAAGTGGAAAACAAGCCAAGAAGGCAATTCTGATGTGCTGTCCTGGATGGTTTGTTCGGCTACACGTAGCGCGTGGGGCTATGGTTCGAATCCAGCCGAGGGCATCCATTTTTTTCGCCGGGTATTATACAAACCTACAGCGTATATACGTTCTATGTAGGAAAGTGAATACAATTTGTGAAAAGTCCATACTACCCTTTATACGTTTTATAAGGGGTGTGCATGTATGATTAAATTTTCTGCGTACATGAGATGCCTTAATTATGAAAGGCTGAAGACAAATTGGACTGCATAATTCAATTCAATAAAGTTATAGTGATCCCAGTTGACAGTAGTGTAAGGATACTTACATGATAGTTTCTTCTTCGGACTTGATCTCTTTCTCCATATGTAAATTGATATCGCAGAGATTAAAGCAAGTATTGTTACCACAGGAAGGACGATTGGCAGGATTGCAGGGCTACTGCCATTTCTGCTTGGGTTGCTGCTGTTTGCACTTGAGCCATTGCCATTTCCGTTGGTCTCAGTACCATTTACTTTGTCTGTGCACATGTAGAAACAGTCAGACTTATGGTCAACAATATTTTTCTTCTGGAAATAAGCAGGATCATACCAGAAGTTGGCGGCGGAGTTCCGCCGGCTTGCCCTCCGCAGCCCAAGTAGGGGCGCTCGCCGGCAAGATTGCCACGGGGGTCGTAGTTGCAGGTGATGAACGTGCCCCCAACTTCGCAGGTTACGCTCGCGCAGCCAACTCTGGTTGAGTTGGCCCAGACGAGCTGGGTGTACTCCCCGCAGGGCTGCCCCTCCTTGCACGCGTTGCTTTCACAGATGTAGTTCTGCTTCTCTCCGAGCCAGGAGAACAAGGCGTCGGAAACGGTCCAGCTGATGCCTCCACCGCCTTGGAAGAGGTTCTCGCCGTACGGCCCGCCGGAGGAGACTTTCTGGCAATCGCCCTTCCTCTTCTCCGCGTAGCCTTCAGCGTAGGCGGCCACCGTGCTGTCCCACGAGAGCATGCCCACGCCGACGCCGGCTCTGGCCGCGTTCTGGAGGTTGAGGAAATCTTGAGGTGAACTCTGCGCTGCAACACCAAAAGAAACGGAAGATGATCTTTTTAAGCAATAACCGTGGTTTTAAATAGCCCGCTCCGTTATAGCCCGCTGTACCGTTTAGAAGAGGTCCTGCGCTAAggtttttttttcaaatacatacaTGAGTAAACATTTTAAATAGCTCGTTATATCATCACTGTAGCACGTTATAGCATTTATTAGAAGAGGTCCGCCGCTAAAaggcttagcgcgctatttaaaccTTTGATAATAACTGGATCGTTCGAAGCTATTACCTGAGCGGTTGAACTGGCCGCAGCCGGCGTACGGCCGGACACCCAGCAAGTTCCCTCGGGGGTCGTACTCACAAAGGATGAACGTGCCGAGATTCCCGTCGCAGGCCACGGCGGCGCACCCGACACGGGTGGTGTTAGCCCACACGATCTGCGTGTAATGGGAGCAGATTTTCCCCGCGGCGCACGAGCCGTCGCTGCAGTTGTAGTACTGCTTCTCCTGGACCCACAAGGCCACCGCGTCGCTGGCCGTCCAGTTACCGCCCTTGTTGCCCCAGAATATGCTCTCGCCATAGGGCCCGTCGGAGTGCACCAGCTTGCAGTCGCCTTTCCTCTCGCCGGCGTATCTCTGGGCGTAGGCCGCCAGGGTGTCGTCCCACGCCAGCGGCGCGACTCCCACGTCGGCGCGGGCAGCGTTCTGGAGGTCCACGAAGGTCTGTGCGGAATATTGGGCGTCGGCCGTGGCAGCACCGGCGAGCACCACGCACTGCAGTAGTAGCAGCGAGGCGCCCACAGCTGCCATCTAGGCTCCGTGACTTATTTTTTGCTTCTCCAACAAAGATGGTgtacttgttcttgttcttgttagAGGAAGGTTCCGACTTGCCGTGGTAAACTCGCTGATGGCGATGGAGACGTGGTAGACTGGTATGTGGCTATCCGCGCCCAAGGGTTCGGCCTGGTGGTGACCGAGAATGCCTTGCCAGCGCTGTACCGTGTAGAAAATTGCGACCTAGTAACGATGGAAAATTCATCAGAAGGAAAGTCCAGGCGTTGGGCTCGTCTTTGCCCTACGTGATATTCCTATATGGGATTTGGACTTCCGATTTGGAATGACCTATTGGGTCGATTGGCACCACGAGTTTCGCTGGAACCGGCACCAAAATAGAAGCTTCTCGGTGGATTCCATGTACCGTGCTTCCTCACTTCAATGCTCGAGCCACAAAAAAGAAATTTTAGCCTCGAAATTAATATactttaggctggttgtaatgggccaatagctcctgtgcgacgttTTTGAGGTGAATCGGCAAgagtgcgacgttgttcgagcGAATGGCTGTGGTGTGACACATTTGAGCGTGTAAATAGACCAGGGCCACATGGGGTGTTAAATGTGGTTAAATTGGTCGTCAACCAAGCCCGCCCgtttatgttaggacatgtgggtccaacttaattgTTCCTCAAAACAGCTGACCGTGCCCTGCCGCCCTACCGTGCCGGGCCCGCCACTCTGCCCCCCTTCTTCTCCGATGGCGGCAGAT
Coding sequences within:
- the LOC123075573 gene encoding cysteine-rich receptor-like protein kinase 10 — translated: MAAVGASLLLLQCVVLAGAATADAQYSAQTFVDLQNAARADVGVAPLAWDDTLAAYAQRYAGERKGDCKLVHSDGPYGESIFWGNKGGNWTASDAVALWVQEKQYYNCSDGSCAAGKICSHYTQIVWANTTRVGCAAVACDGNLGTFILCEYDPRGNLLGVRPYAGCGQFNRSAQSSPQDFLNLQNAARAGVGVGMLSWDSTVAAYAEGYAEKRKGDCQKVSSGGPYGENLFQGGGGISWTVSDALFSWLGEKQNYICESNACKEGQPCGEYTQLVWANSTRVGCASVTCEVGGTFITCNYDPRGNLAGERPYLGCGGQAGGTPPPTSDKVNGTETNGNGNGSSANSSNPSRNGSSPAILPIVLPVVTILALISAISIYIWRKRSSPKKKLSYTAWSEDIEDIKSVLLDPSVIRTATSNFSEENKLGEGGFGQVYKGMMPDGQEIAVKRLSEGSKQGLPELKNELLLVSKLQHRNLVKLIGACLDGEDKLLVYEYIPKKSLDAFIFDDEKRGKLAWDTRYKIICGIARGLAYLHDESRIKVIHRDLKPSNILLEMDMNPKISDFGLASVFEGDHTKHITRRVAGTYGYMAPEYAVLGHVSTKSDVFSFGMIILEIVTGRRNSVSSETMMAEHLLTYVWENWTRGTKAEIVDPSLHNNYSESEVLKCVHIGLLCVQESPSDRPGMANVILMLVGRSTSLPAPSRPAFLFRLNEDENHVHGDLSNLLDDSNKSNPSFNKLTITEFEPR